A window of Hemiscyllium ocellatum isolate sHemOce1 chromosome 35, sHemOce1.pat.X.cur, whole genome shotgun sequence genomic DNA:
gcacaccatgtgacttcactttctccatcagtctcccatggggaaccttatcaaatgcctttctaaagtccatgtatatgacatcaacagcccttccttcatctctcAACTTGGTCAGtattgtttagcctttgctcatatgacaatccctccacaccagggatcctcctagtgaatcttctctgaactgcctggaatgaaatattatttttccttaaataagagaataaaactgctctcagtactgcagatgtggtctcaccagcatcttatATTAATTAATATAATAATTAATACCATTATATTAAGACTTCCCTACACTTATACTCTAACCCCTTGAAACAAGGGACAACAGTTCATGCCCCTTCCTggttacctgctgcccttgtgtgctagctttctgtgtttcctgtaTAAATTCCTTTTTATTTCAGCTTTTCTCCAGTTTCAATGAGACTCTGTTCTCCCTGTCTCCTTCTGAGCTTCCTACTCCATTCCCCAGGGTTCAGGGTCACTCACTGAAGGGTAGTGTTGTCTATGGTGCAGATGGTGTCCCTCTGGGTTCTGCATCAGAAGGTTGTAGGTACAAAGCCCCACTCCAGGGCATAAACCCAGCAATTACACTGAACATGCCAGTTCAGGCTTTACAGAATGCTGTGCTGTTGAAGTTGCTGTCTGTCAGATGAGATGCTGAACAGACTCTCCGTTGGCTTTATGTAGAtgaagagcagggaagttatcCCCAACACCCTGGTCAGTATCAAACTTCAGTTTTCATCATTTGGAAGTTTGTAGGAGCCTTCCTGTGTGCAAATTGTCTCCCACATTGCCTCCTTTTAAAACAATTACTAAAGGTAATGAATTACATCACACTTCAGCATTCCTAGAGATCAAGaaacttgctttttaaaaacaagtctaattttattctttttctttccaatgagtgacaggcagtgccctgGCCTGAGTTATACTGTTCCCTGTAACATTTCAGCATTCCTTATGGAGTACAATTTGAACAGGAGATTTGCAGAGTGTTACTCTATTTCTTTTCCCTATTCTGACTGAGGTATTTATAAAGTTGCGTCACACTAATGAAGATCAAGAGATGGTTCATGATTGAGTGAGTGATCTACTCAGTCCATCCCCCACCACTAACCTCTGGGTCACTCCACTCAGtccatccccagcactgatccctgattCTACCTGACGCTAGATTGTGTTTCCCCTCTGATCAGAGTGATTGTCATTTTATGCAAAAAATTAAATACTATTTCCTGTTTGATCACCGATAGGAATTCATGTGTTTCAATGGATAGCAATTGCCGAGATCACTGATGACGGCTCTATTAAGAGATCGATGCGAGTTGGATTTGATGGAGAGGATTACCTCAGCTTAGAAGCAGATAGAATGAGATGGATTGCAACCAATCACAATGCAGTAAAGACCAAAGAGAAATGGAATGCTGATGAATCCTGGAACAAATATTGGGAAACACATCTCAAGCAAGGATTTGTTCAAAATTTAAAGAGATATTTGCAAGCTGGAAAGCAGTATTTTGGAAGGAAAGGTATATATTTCAGTTTTGATCCCATGTTCTGATCTAACCTCACTGATCTATGAAACCGTTCTCCCATTCCATTCAGTGTCTGTCTATTGTTTGTGTTTTCACCCTTTCCCATCACAGTTCAGCCTGAAGTGTTCATCTCCAGGAGGGAGCCCAATGGTCAGGACAAGCcgctcactctctcctgcctggTCACTGGGTTTTATCCTGCAGACATCGAGGTGACCTGGCTAAGGAATGGAGAGGTCATGTCTGAGACCCAATCCTCAGGGGTTCGACCGAACCACGATGGGACCCATCAAATCCAGAAAGAGATTGAGATCAATGCTGGGGATGAGGATCAATACTCCTGTCAAATTGAACACAGCAGCCTGGCAGAGGGCAAGCTCTATCAGTGGGGTAAGGGActggagagcgtgtgtgtgtgtgtgtgtgtgtgtgtgtgtgtccattttTTTGACAACACCTAAACTTTTAAAACTATGAACA
This region includes:
- the LOC132832628 gene encoding class I histocompatibility antigen, F10 alpha chain-like is translated as MHSRLFVQDNDIPVVSQVTVADTHSLTVIYTAVSGIKDFPEVTNIAIVNGVQLNYHDTNVRRMVPRQQFMVDYFDAEYWEYLTGLGNTRSDMAKENLNTMMQSTNRTSGIHVFQWIAIAEITDDGSIKRSMRVGFDGEDYLSLEADRMRWIATNHNAVKTKEKWNADESWNKYWETHLKQGFVQNLKRYLQAGKQYFGRKVQPEVFISRREPNGQDKPLTLSCLVTGFYPADIEVTWLRNGEVMSETQSSGVRPNHDGTHQIQKEIEINAGDEDQYSCQIEHSSLAEGKLYQWEVLKNSAGYAHLGIVIGLVAAMAAIFGIIIWKKPWRASDMSVPAPS